The following coding sequences lie in one Hyphobacterium sp. CCMP332 genomic window:
- a CDS encoding UvrD-helicase domain-containing protein has product MTPAIRHATEQQTLAARPDHHIHVEANAGSGKTRVLVSRVARLLLTGSAPDKILCLTYTKAAAGEMKSRLFETLGEWSIANDETLRGKLNKLYNDESRAYTGSDLAEARKLFARALETPGGLAVQTIHAFCQSLLQRFPLEAGLPPGFDVADDADNRAIAAEARRGLLLAAQTDSGLHEALEALYARGVDSFDLIVKLVAGKRLDFSRLLLEHGEAGLRAALRAELGLSDNETSSGLSESGWLDAPQDALLSAAATLATGSKTDQQQADRIQAALKARDPGTALAIINDVYFTQKGELRKSFATKPVRETYPAIDELLTREAARLSDLRGRIAAADMAEASEAATRLSAHYIRRYEAGLRALRRLDYADLIAFAVKLLDDSEARDWIRYKLDQGIDHVLVDEAQDNAPEQWRVIGALVEEYFSGTGIDQATPKTVFTVGDEKQSIYSFQGAEPRQFLAWGERLRSDAHAARQKFETPSLSVSFRSAPVILAAVDQAFEPERRLGERKAVLSAPETKFVAPDDTGEVVSAGYEPSQQAFERYQPHQAAWDERPGLVEIWPAVSPEKKAEAPDPAEPVDRESQQSPSHRLAGLVAAEIRRILDDGDAVHDEKIKGMRAAEPKDILVLVSTRSSFFRELIRRLKQLAVPVAGADRMVLTKELAVQDLINLAEIALNPLDDLKLAEFLKTPFFDPADSPPPIDEQVLFNLAHKRGKQSLWSRLQDSADPELTEAREALMRARNRIETAGVYSFFADFLNERSTTGETRQKRLFARLGEEARDPVEEFLARAISFEQQNTASLRGFIVDLKAGEGQIKREMDQGRGEVRVMTVHGSKGLEAPIVILPDTTRSPMARADRSLYFTEDFGIVWGPPGQIKPPLIEAYSEADIASADGESARLLYVALTRASDRLLICGWKRHAAPGRVEKRSWYERLDTLWRGDGWSECDSPVINEDGDVEPARRFGTVPEKLGKVTRQDRQITLPDWALAPAAEEAGMARTIAPSHLADGMDSPVMSPLADDGGRRFRRGSLIHKLLETLPDIPEGRREESARAYLASQTGLDDALREQIAHETLAVISHPGFAPIFGPGSLAEVSLTGTAPGLPAGTRLNGQVDRLVITDHEILIVDYKTNRPPPTEAKDVPRLYLAQMAAYQALLRAIHPGRKVRCALVWTDGPRLMELDDAALAKALAAGVKA; this is encoded by the coding sequence ATGACCCCCGCCATCCGGCACGCCACCGAACAGCAGACGCTCGCCGCCCGGCCTGATCACCACATTCACGTTGAAGCCAATGCCGGGTCAGGCAAGACGCGGGTTCTGGTCAGCCGGGTGGCGCGCCTGCTGCTCACCGGATCGGCGCCGGATAAAATTCTCTGCCTGACCTACACCAAGGCTGCTGCAGGCGAGATGAAATCGCGTCTGTTTGAAACGCTGGGCGAGTGGTCGATTGCCAATGACGAGACGCTGCGCGGGAAGCTGAACAAGCTCTATAATGACGAGAGCCGGGCCTATACCGGCAGCGACCTCGCCGAGGCGCGAAAGCTCTTTGCCCGCGCTCTGGAAACGCCGGGCGGTCTGGCCGTACAAACCATCCACGCCTTCTGCCAGTCGCTCTTGCAACGCTTCCCTTTGGAAGCCGGTTTGCCGCCCGGCTTTGACGTCGCCGATGATGCTGATAATCGCGCCATTGCCGCCGAAGCACGGCGCGGCCTTCTGCTGGCCGCCCAGACGGATTCCGGACTGCATGAGGCGCTGGAGGCGCTGTATGCGCGCGGTGTGGACAGTTTTGACCTGATCGTGAAACTGGTTGCAGGCAAGCGTCTGGACTTTTCCCGGCTGCTCTTGGAACACGGCGAGGCGGGTCTTCGCGCCGCGCTGCGGGCCGAACTGGGGCTGTCAGATAACGAGACCTCCAGCGGACTATCGGAAAGCGGTTGGCTGGACGCCCCGCAGGATGCGCTTTTGTCTGCGGCCGCGACACTCGCCACCGGCTCGAAGACGGATCAGCAACAGGCGGATCGTATCCAGGCCGCCCTGAAGGCAAGGGATCCCGGAACAGCACTGGCGATCATCAATGATGTTTATTTCACGCAGAAAGGCGAGTTGCGGAAAAGCTTTGCCACCAAACCGGTCCGCGAGACCTATCCGGCGATTGATGAGCTGCTCACCCGCGAAGCGGCGCGGCTCTCGGATCTGCGCGGCCGGATCGCTGCCGCAGACATGGCCGAGGCGTCGGAGGCAGCCACGCGTCTCAGCGCACACTATATCCGCCGCTATGAAGCGGGCCTGCGCGCCCTCCGGCGTCTGGACTATGCCGATCTGATCGCCTTTGCGGTCAAATTGCTGGATGATTCCGAGGCGCGCGACTGGATCCGCTACAAGCTGGATCAGGGCATTGATCACGTTCTGGTGGATGAAGCGCAGGACAATGCGCCCGAGCAATGGCGTGTCATCGGTGCACTGGTCGAGGAATACTTCTCCGGCACCGGCATAGACCAGGCAACGCCGAAGACTGTCTTCACGGTCGGGGATGAAAAGCAATCCATCTATTCCTTCCAGGGGGCCGAGCCACGGCAATTTCTGGCCTGGGGCGAGCGCTTGCGCAGCGATGCCCACGCCGCCAGACAGAAGTTTGAAACCCCGTCTCTGTCGGTGTCCTTCCGGTCTGCACCGGTCATTCTGGCCGCCGTCGATCAGGCCTTTGAACCGGAACGCCGGCTGGGCGAACGCAAGGCCGTCCTGTCCGCGCCGGAAACCAAATTTGTAGCCCCGGATGACACCGGCGAAGTCGTGAGTGCGGGCTATGAGCCCTCGCAGCAGGCCTTCGAGCGCTATCAGCCGCATCAGGCCGCCTGGGATGAGCGACCGGGACTGGTGGAAATCTGGCCAGCTGTTTCGCCGGAGAAAAAGGCCGAAGCCCCCGACCCGGCAGAGCCGGTTGACCGGGAAAGCCAGCAAAGCCCGAGCCACAGGCTGGCCGGGCTGGTCGCGGCCGAAATTCGCCGCATTCTGGATGATGGCGATGCGGTGCATGATGAAAAAATCAAGGGCATGCGCGCAGCCGAGCCGAAGGACATTCTGGTTCTGGTCAGCACGCGCAGCAGCTTTTTCCGCGAGCTGATCCGGCGATTAAAGCAATTGGCTGTGCCCGTTGCCGGGGCCGACCGCATGGTGCTGACCAAAGAATTGGCTGTACAGGACCTGATCAATCTGGCCGAAATTGCCCTTAACCCGCTGGATGATCTGAAGCTGGCGGAGTTCCTGAAGACGCCTTTCTTCGATCCCGCCGACAGCCCGCCGCCAATTGATGAGCAGGTCTTGTTCAATCTCGCCCACAAACGCGGCAAGCAGAGCCTGTGGTCCCGGCTGCAGGACAGCGCCGATCCGGAGCTGACCGAAGCGCGCGAGGCCCTGATGCGGGCGCGCAACCGGATTGAGACGGCGGGCGTTTACAGCTTTTTTGCCGATTTCCTGAATGAGCGCTCCACCACCGGCGAAACGCGCCAGAAGCGTCTGTTTGCGCGTCTGGGAGAGGAAGCCCGCGATCCGGTCGAGGAATTTCTCGCCCGTGCGATCAGCTTCGAGCAACAAAACACGGCGTCTTTGCGAGGCTTTATCGTTGATCTGAAAGCCGGTGAAGGCCAGATCAAGCGCGAGATGGATCAAGGGCGGGGCGAGGTCCGGGTCATGACAGTGCATGGCTCGAAAGGGCTGGAAGCGCCCATCGTGATTCTCCCCGATACGACCCGTTCGCCCATGGCTCGCGCCGATCGCAGCCTCTATTTCACGGAAGACTTCGGCATTGTCTGGGGACCACCCGGCCAGATCAAGCCGCCCTTGATCGAGGCCTATTCCGAAGCGGATATCGCCAGCGCCGATGGCGAGAGCGCACGCCTGCTCTATGTCGCGCTGACCCGCGCCAGCGACCGGCTTCTGATCTGCGGCTGGAAGCGCCATGCCGCGCCCGGCCGCGTGGAAAAACGCAGCTGGTATGAACGCCTTGATACGCTGTGGAGAGGTGACGGCTGGAGCGAATGCGACAGCCCCGTGATCAATGAGGATGGCGATGTCGAACCGGCAAGACGCTTTGGCACCGTGCCGGAAAAACTGGGCAAGGTGACCCGGCAGGACAGGCAGATCACCTTGCCGGACTGGGCGTTGGCCCCGGCGGCGGAAGAGGCCGGTATGGCCCGCACCATTGCGCCGTCTCATCTGGCGGATGGAATGGACAGCCCGGTGATGTCACCATTGGCCGATGATGGCGGCCGCCGCTTCCGTCGCGGTTCGCTGATCCATAAATTGCTGGAAACCCTGCCCGATATTCCAGAAGGGCGGCGCGAAGAATCAGCGCGCGCCTATCTGGCCTCGCAAACCGGTCTGGACGACGCCCTGCGTGAGCAGATCGCCCATGAAACGCTGGCCGTGATCTCGCATCCGGGCTTTGCGCCGATTTTCGGACCCGGTAGCCTCGCCGAGGTATCCCTGACCGGCACCGCGCCCGGTCTGCCGGCCGGCACAAGGCTGAACGGGCAGGTCGACCGGCTGGTCATAACCGATCACGAAATCCTGATTGTGGACTACAAAACCAACCGTCCACCGCCGACCGAGGCGAAAGACGTACCGCGCCTTTATCTGGCCCAAATGGCCGCCTACCAAGCCCTTCTGCGGGCGATCCACCCCGGCCGGAAAGTGCGCTGTGCACTGGTCTGGACGGATGGTCCGCGATTGATGGAACTGGACGATGCAGCCCTCGCAAAGGCTCTCGCAGCAGGCGTGAAAGCTTGA
- a CDS encoding PD-(D/E)XK nuclease family protein, with protein MSEIFKPDCPRVFTTPPQTDFLKLLAETLKAEFGDTPESLARVTILTPTRRAGRALAAAFSSLENSAQATLLPLIRPIGDVDADDPPFEPGELATIAPPAINPVRRTFELARLILAKDAAQGGTMAAAGAIALAGPLSQLIDDIWTEETGDVSALGETIRALLPDHLKESADFISIVMAAWPLRLAELGMSDPAQRRSALLSALADRWREDPPPGPVIAAGSTGSIPAVADLMAAIAHMPQGAVVLPGLDRDMDDKAWAALETDDQHPQQAMQTFLKRIDLPRSAVANWPGHATDNQGAARQRILAESLRPAEETSDWLSRIDEIESGWGAGFLDAGFKGLSILEAPTPEVEARAIALAVRETLETPGKTAMVVTPDRGIADRVLAAMRGYGVALDDSAGRPLSQTPAGSFLRLILDAAADPGATQPLAALWASPFFALGLSRGKARQRFDTIDIALRGSRPGRSFASVSARLETAGDKALMDQLTGHLTRLEGNTRPVAEWARLQAETGEALAADDKRSGAERLWINEDGEAAATLIRELITESEILPDLTLRDYAELFDTLGRARAVRPRGEVHPRLRLLGPIEARLLSADRVILAGLNEGVWPAGLGIDPWMSRGMRAEAGLPPREKRLGRAAHDFAQLACAPEAMLTRSEKQDGAPAVASRWLWRLKTLARGALGETADAALSPKTHYLALARALDHTPDPVAVTEPRPCPPVSVRPKSLSVTEIRNWIRDPYTIYARRILGLRPLDDLDQNALPSTRGTAIHKAFELFVKDVGPGPLPESALHDLMKHGRDAAIEAGMDEAELVPDMIRFERLARWFLDWEATRRANDIRPLGLEKRAEWQVAGTDFILRGKADRLDDRPDNRIDILDYKTGRTPSATATAAGFEPQTPLEAAMLRDGAFDGIYPTEPGDLLYIKLSGGRDAGSEVKINDSGKDAKSTDEFVLQYEAILRRLIERYGKESTPYLAQVFPQFENEWGDYDRLSRRVEWSSAEDKDGGPE; from the coding sequence ATGAGCGAAATCTTCAAACCCGATTGCCCACGCGTTTTTACCACGCCGCCGCAGACCGATTTCCTGAAACTCTTGGCCGAAACCCTGAAGGCGGAATTCGGCGACACGCCGGAATCTCTGGCCCGGGTGACCATCCTGACGCCGACACGGCGCGCCGGGCGGGCGCTGGCCGCCGCTTTTTCGAGCCTCGAGAACAGCGCACAAGCGACGCTCTTGCCGCTTATCCGTCCGATCGGTGATGTGGATGCCGATGACCCCCCTTTCGAGCCGGGCGAACTGGCCACCATCGCGCCGCCCGCGATCAACCCGGTGCGCCGCACATTTGAACTGGCGCGGCTGATCCTCGCCAAGGATGCGGCGCAGGGCGGGACCATGGCGGCGGCGGGAGCCATTGCCCTGGCGGGGCCGTTGAGCCAGCTGATCGACGATATCTGGACCGAAGAAACCGGCGATGTGTCGGCACTCGGCGAGACCATCCGCGCCCTCCTGCCCGATCATCTCAAGGAATCCGCCGACTTCATCTCTATCGTCATGGCCGCCTGGCCGTTGCGTCTGGCCGAGCTGGGCATGAGCGACCCGGCCCAGCGCCGCTCCGCCCTGTTATCAGCCCTGGCGGATCGCTGGCGGGAAGATCCGCCGCCGGGTCCGGTGATTGCCGCCGGTTCGACCGGTTCGATTCCGGCCGTCGCCGACCTGATGGCCGCCATAGCGCACATGCCGCAAGGGGCCGTCGTTCTGCCCGGGCTCGACCGGGATATGGATGACAAGGCATGGGCGGCGCTGGAGACGGATGATCAACATCCCCAGCAGGCAATGCAGACCTTCCTGAAAAGAATCGATCTGCCCCGCAGCGCGGTCGCCAACTGGCCGGGCCACGCCACTGATAATCAGGGCGCGGCGCGGCAACGCATATTGGCCGAATCCCTGCGGCCCGCCGAAGAAACCAGCGACTGGCTGTCTCGCATCGATGAGATCGAAAGCGGCTGGGGGGCCGGGTTTCTGGATGCCGGTTTCAAGGGGCTCTCCATTCTGGAGGCGCCGACGCCGGAAGTGGAGGCCCGCGCGATTGCGCTGGCGGTCCGTGAAACACTGGAAACGCCGGGCAAGACGGCCATGGTTGTTACGCCGGACCGCGGTATTGCCGACCGGGTGCTGGCGGCGATGCGGGGTTATGGCGTGGCACTGGACGATTCTGCCGGGCGCCCTCTGTCGCAGACGCCGGCGGGCAGTTTTCTGCGCCTGATCCTGGATGCCGCCGCCGATCCCGGCGCGACCCAGCCGCTCGCCGCACTGTGGGCCTCGCCCTTTTTCGCGCTGGGCCTGTCACGCGGGAAAGCCCGGCAGCGCTTTGACACGATTGATATTGCACTGCGAGGTTCGCGGCCGGGACGATCCTTCGCCTCGGTCTCTGCGCGCCTCGAGACAGCGGGCGACAAGGCCCTGATGGATCAGCTGACGGGACATCTGACCCGTCTGGAGGGCAATACCCGGCCCGTGGCGGAATGGGCGCGCCTGCAGGCTGAAACCGGTGAAGCACTGGCCGCTGACGACAAGCGCTCCGGCGCGGAACGGCTCTGGATCAATGAGGATGGCGAAGCGGCCGCGACCCTGATCCGCGAACTCATCACAGAATCCGAAATCCTGCCCGATCTGACCCTGCGCGATTATGCCGAATTGTTCGACACGCTGGGCCGCGCGCGCGCCGTGCGGCCACGCGGCGAAGTGCATCCACGCCTGCGTCTGCTGGGCCCGATCGAAGCGCGCCTTCTGTCGGCGGACCGGGTCATTCTGGCCGGCCTCAATGAAGGTGTCTGGCCCGCCGGGCTGGGCATTGATCCGTGGATGTCGCGCGGTATGCGGGCCGAGGCCGGACTGCCACCGCGCGAGAAACGGCTGGGTCGGGCCGCGCACGACTTTGCGCAACTCGCCTGTGCGCCCGAAGCCATGCTGACACGATCAGAGAAACAGGATGGAGCGCCTGCTGTGGCTTCGCGCTGGCTGTGGCGTCTGAAGACGCTGGCCAGAGGCGCGCTGGGCGAGACAGCCGATGCGGCGCTGTCGCCGAAAACCCATTATCTCGCGCTGGCGCGGGCGCTGGATCATACGCCGGACCCGGTTGCCGTGACAGAGCCGCGCCCCTGCCCGCCGGTATCGGTGCGCCCGAAATCCCTGTCTGTGACCGAAATCCGCAACTGGATCCGTGACCCCTACACGATTTATGCCCGGCGCATACTGGGTCTGCGTCCGCTTGACGATCTTGACCAGAATGCGCTGCCGTCCACGCGCGGCACCGCCATTCACAAGGCCTTCGAGCTGTTTGTGAAGGATGTCGGCCCCGGACCGCTGCCCGAGAGCGCTTTGCATGATCTGATGAAGCACGGACGCGATGCCGCGATCGAGGCCGGGATGGATGAGGCCGAGCTGGTTCCGGACATGATCCGGTTTGAACGCCTGGCCCGGTGGTTCCTCGATTGGGAGGCCACGCGCCGCGCGAACGATATCCGGCCCCTCGGGCTGGAGAAACGGGCAGAATGGCAAGTGGCCGGGACCGACTTCATCTTGCGGGGCAAGGCGGATCGTCTGGATGACCGCCCGGATAACCGGATCGATATTCTCGACTACAAGACCGGGCGTACGCCGTCGGCAACGGCGACAGCCGCCGGGTTTGAACCGCAAACACCGCTGGAAGCGGCCATGCTGCGAGATGGCGCGTTTGACGGTATCTATCCGACCGAACCGGGCGACCTCCTCTATATCAAGCTGTCGGGCGGGCGCGACGCCGGCAGTGAAGTGAAGATCAATGATAGCGGGAAGGATGCGAAATCCACCGACGAATTTGTGCTCCAGTATGAAGCGATCCTGCGGCGTCTGATCGAACGATATGGCAAGGAGAGTACGCCTTATCTGGCGCAGGTTTTCCCGCAGTTTGAAAATGAATGGGGCGATTACGACCGGCTCAGCCGCCGGGTCGAATGGTCATCAGCCGAAGATAAAGATGGAGGCCCGGAATGA
- a CDS encoding nucleotidyltransferase family protein: MITIETGMALAAGLGTRMRPLTLTRPKALVEVNGKPLLDHVLDRFADVGVSSAVVNIHHFADQMRDHLSQRADPPALRISDESELVLETGGGLVKARPLLGDDPVFVSNIDALWAEGETAELDRLRAAWTGDEMDALLLLARREDTLGYGGAGDFFLEAEGRVRRRGSADSAPYVFAGTQILNPAVIDGYREEAFSLNRIWDALLAKGRVHGLVMDAFWMHVGDPDARDAAEGRLT; this comes from the coding sequence ATGATCACGATAGAAACGGGCATGGCGCTGGCGGCAGGTCTGGGCACGCGGATGCGGCCCCTCACCCTGACCCGGCCCAAGGCGCTCGTCGAGGTCAATGGCAAACCGCTTCTCGATCACGTGCTCGACCGGTTTGCCGACGTTGGCGTTTCCAGCGCCGTGGTCAATATCCACCATTTTGCCGATCAGATGCGCGACCATCTGAGCCAACGCGCCGACCCACCGGCCCTTCGGATTTCCGATGAAAGCGAGCTGGTTCTCGAAACCGGTGGCGGGCTGGTCAAGGCCCGCCCTTTGCTGGGGGATGATCCGGTTTTCGTCTCGAATATCGATGCCCTCTGGGCGGAAGGCGAAACAGCCGAGCTGGATCGGCTGCGCGCGGCGTGGACGGGCGATGAGATGGACGCGCTCCTTCTTCTCGCCCGCCGCGAGGACACGCTGGGCTATGGCGGTGCGGGTGACTTCTTTCTGGAAGCCGAGGGCCGTGTTCGCCGCCGCGGGTCCGCCGACAGCGCGCCTTACGTTTTTGCCGGAACCCAAATCCTCAACCCGGCCGTTATTGACGGCTATCGCGAAGAAGCGTTCTCGCTCAACCGGATCTGGGATGCCTTGCTGGCGAAAGGCCGTGTTCATGGCCTGGTGATGGATGCCTTCTGGATGCATGTCGGGGATCCTGATGCGCGCGATGCCGCCGAGGGGCGGCTGACATGA
- a CDS encoding aminoglycoside phosphotransferase family protein, translating to MSDREIEIGTFLKEAGWGEARQQAFPGDASTRSYRRLYRGDDTAVLMNAPTQAEAPACPPEATPDERAALGYNALARLAGPNLAAFAGLTEELTARGFSAPHILSADLPRGLLLLEDLGDDLFARAIPAGADEGELYRHGVEALAAIYRSSFPSALRHHGGTWHILDYDNAALLAETELFLDWYVEKHLGHRVSSADRQSWRDVWGAAFPALETEATGLALRDYHAENLLWLPARAGPARAGLIDYQDALFVHPAYDLVSLLEDARRDVPTELAAGMKAHFLKAAHISDAGAFDAAYAVLGAQRNAKILGIFVRLAMRDGKPKYLDLLPRVARHFLTDISHPALSDVRALIHALAPELNEMAGG from the coding sequence ATGTCTGACCGCGAGATCGAAATTGGGACATTCCTGAAGGAGGCCGGCTGGGGCGAGGCGCGCCAACAGGCCTTTCCGGGCGATGCCTCGACGCGCAGCTACCGGCGGCTCTATCGGGGCGATGACACGGCTGTGCTGATGAATGCGCCTACACAGGCCGAAGCCCCCGCCTGTCCGCCAGAGGCCACGCCGGATGAGCGCGCAGCCCTCGGCTATAATGCGCTCGCGCGGCTGGCCGGGCCCAATCTGGCGGCCTTTGCCGGTCTCACCGAAGAATTGACAGCGCGCGGGTTTTCAGCGCCGCACATCCTGTCCGCGGATCTGCCGCGCGGACTGCTGCTGCTGGAGGATCTCGGTGATGATCTGTTCGCGCGCGCCATCCCGGCGGGCGCGGACGAGGGCGAGCTCTATCGCCATGGCGTCGAGGCATTGGCCGCGATCTATCGCTCCAGCTTCCCGTCCGCTCTGCGCCATCATGGCGGAACGTGGCATATTCTCGACTATGACAATGCGGCCCTTCTGGCGGAAACGGAGCTCTTCCTCGACTGGTATGTCGAAAAACATCTTGGCCACCGTGTTTCGTCCGCGGATCGGCAAAGCTGGCGCGATGTCTGGGGGGCGGCCTTTCCCGCGCTGGAGACTGAAGCGACCGGGCTGGCATTGCGCGACTATCATGCCGAAAACCTGCTCTGGTTGCCCGCGCGAGCCGGCCCGGCCCGTGCCGGGCTGATCGATTATCAGGACGCGCTGTTTGTGCATCCGGCCTATGATCTGGTCTCGCTGCTGGAGGATGCGCGCCGCGATGTGCCGACCGAACTGGCGGCGGGGATGAAAGCGCATTTCCTCAAAGCGGCGCATATCTCCGATGCCGGCGCTTTTGATGCGGCCTATGCGGTGCTGGGAGCCCAGCGGAATGCCAAAATCCTGGGTATTTTCGTGCGTTTGGCAATGCGGGACGGAAAACCGAAATATCTCGACCTGTTGCCACGCGTGGCGCGCCACTTCCTCACAGATATCTCCCACCCCGCCCTTTCGGATGTGCGCGCCCTGATCCATGCTCTCGCGCCTGAACTGAATGAAATGGCCGGCGGATGA
- the tsaE gene encoding tRNA (adenosine(37)-N6)-threonylcarbamoyltransferase complex ATPase subunit type 1 TsaE, translating into MTTPPLTFSLPDAAATETLGARLGSVLKPGDIVLLHGDLGMGKTTLARGMIAALCGVTDAPSPTYTLVQSYDTESGDWLLHADLYRIEDEGELEELGLDDAFDDAICLIEWPDRLGRYLPSRRLDLHLVQDGAQRIAQIHPVGDWGGRLANV; encoded by the coding sequence ATGACGACTCCGCCGCTCACTTTCTCCCTGCCCGATGCCGCCGCGACCGAGACTTTAGGCGCGCGTCTCGGGTCTGTCCTGAAACCCGGCGATATTGTCCTGCTGCATGGTGATCTGGGCATGGGTAAAACCACGCTGGCGCGCGGCATGATTGCCGCCTTGTGCGGCGTGACCGACGCGCCGAGCCCGACCTATACGCTGGTGCAATCCTATGACACGGAAAGCGGCGACTGGCTGTTGCATGCCGATCTCTACCGCATTGAAGACGAGGGTGAGCTGGAAGAGCTGGGGCTGGACGACGCCTTTGACGACGCCATCTGCCTGATTGAATGGCCCGACCGGCTGGGGCGGTATCTGCCGTCGCGGCGGCTCGACCTACATCTGGTGCAGGACGGGGCGCAGAGAATCGCGCAGATTCACCCGGTTGGAGACTGGGGAGGGCGGCTGGCCAATGTCTGA
- a CDS encoding 2Fe-2S iron-sulfur cluster-binding protein has protein sequence MAKITYIEHDGTKHEIDVADGLTVMEGAIRNMVPGIDADCGGACACATCHVYVDEAWVSKTGEKSGVEESMLDFATDVEANSRLSCQIKVSPELDGLIVRMPEYQG, from the coding sequence ATGGCAAAAATCACCTATATCGAGCACGATGGCACAAAGCACGAGATCGACGTGGCCGATGGCCTGACCGTCATGGAAGGCGCGATCCGCAACATGGTGCCGGGTATCGATGCCGATTGCGGCGGCGCGTGTGCGTGTGCCACCTGCCATGTCTATGTCGATGAGGCCTGGGTCAGCAAGACCGGTGAAAAATCCGGTGTCGAGGAATCCATGCTGGATTTTGCGACCGATGTGGAAGCCAATTCCCGCCTGTCCTGCCAGATCAAGGTGTCGCCGGAGCTCGACGGCCTGATCGTCCGCATGCCGGAATATCAGGGCTAG